One stretch of Methermicoccus shengliensis DSM 18856 DNA includes these proteins:
- a CDS encoding DNA-3-methyladenine glycosylase family protein, translating to MHMTKLEVSDFDLALTLSCGQSFCWQKKGGWYTGVIDGNAVALRQHGSPDGVLEVVAYPELDEDRLTQYLGCEDDLFEIALEVGKDAYMRSVLHRWWGLRVMRQPLWEMLASFICATNKSVVAIEKMILCLRRKAGEPIGVRGKEPFMVEHYTFPSPERLAHLSIGQLERCGLGYRAPYLLEATQMFEPQPLKSYEEARRWLLGFKGVGNKVADCVSLFGLGMLEAFPIDRWMRHVLYTHYEVGCSSSKRALTPREYERLSRWAREYFGRYAGYAQQYLFHEARMKNRGRPRGRPASKR from the coding sequence ATGCACATGACGAAGCTGGAGGTGAGCGACTTCGACCTCGCCCTTACCTTGAGCTGTGGTCAGAGTTTCTGCTGGCAAAAAAAGGGAGGGTGGTACACGGGCGTCATTGACGGCAATGCGGTCGCCCTGAGACAGCATGGCTCTCCAGATGGTGTCCTCGAGGTGGTGGCATATCCAGAGCTGGATGAGGACAGGCTCACGCAGTACCTCGGATGCGAGGATGACCTGTTCGAGATAGCGCTTGAGGTGGGAAAGGATGCTTACATGAGGAGCGTGCTTCACCGATGGTGGGGGCTCAGGGTGATGAGACAGCCCCTCTGGGAGATGCTCGCCTCCTTCATATGTGCCACCAACAAGAGCGTGGTGGCAATAGAGAAGATGATACTGTGCCTGAGAAGAAAGGCAGGTGAACCCATAGGGGTGAGGGGCAAAGAGCCCTTCATGGTGGAGCACTACACCTTTCCATCACCAGAGAGGCTTGCCCATCTCTCCATCGGACAGCTGGAGAGGTGTGGGCTGGGATACAGGGCACCCTACCTTCTGGAGGCTACCCAGATGTTCGAGCCGCAGCCCCTCAAGAGCTACGAGGAGGCGAGGCGGTGGCTGCTGGGCTTTAAGGGAGTGGGCAACAAGGTTGCGGACTGTGTCAGCCTGTTCGGGCTTGGAATGCTCGAGGCATTCCCCATCGACCGATGGATGAGACATGTGCTGTACACCCACTATGAGGTGGGCTGCTCCAGCTCCAAAAGGGCACTCACACCCCGTGAGTACGAGAGGCTCTCGAGATGGGCAAGGGAGTACTTTGGAAGGTATGCTGGATATGCCCAGCAATACCTGTTTCACGAGGCGAGGATGAAAAACAGGGGGCGACCCAGGGGGCGACCCGCATCCAAACGCTAA
- a CDS encoding UPF0179 family protein, which yields MAREGLVEDMEEELDTIITLIGNEVAFEGYEFIFKGEATECKSCRLRNACLNLHEGSRYRLVALRDAPVHECPLHEGGVRAVEVVEAPFLVAIESRKAFRGSKVVYTPMRCGEEECPMYELCHPTGLEEGDKCTITRVVGNPPEGCPKGFSLKLVELER from the coding sequence ATGGCAAGAGAGGGGCTGGTGGAGGACATGGAAGAGGAGCTAGATACCATCATAACACTCATCGGCAATGAAGTCGCGTTCGAGGGTTATGAGTTCATATTCAAGGGAGAAGCCACGGAGTGCAAGAGTTGCAGGCTAAGGAACGCCTGTCTAAACCTTCACGAGGGCTCCCGGTACAGGCTGGTGGCGCTCAGGGATGCTCCGGTGCACGAGTGTCCCTTGCACGAGGGAGGTGTGAGGGCGGTCGAGGTGGTGGAGGCACCGTTTCTCGTGGCAATCGAGTCAAGGAAGGCATTTAGAGGCTCAAAGGTGGTGTACACCCCGATGAGGTGCGGTGAGGAGGAGTGCCCCATGTACGAGCTGTGCCATCCCACCGGGCTCGAGGAGGGGGACAAGTGCACCATCACGAGGGTGGTGGGAAACCCCCCAGAGGGCTGTCCCAAGGGCTTTTCTCTAAAGCTCGTGGAGCTGGAGAGGTGA